In Symmachiella dynata, the following are encoded in one genomic region:
- a CDS encoding sodium:solute symporter family protein — protein MTQLAIIGVYLALLLGLGLFSSRLFRGTGEDYMLASHSIGPFLLLMSLFGTTMTAFALVGSTGEAFREGIGVYGLMASSSGIVHSLCFLLIGVKIWSFGYKHGYTTQIQFFRDRLGSNGIGLLLFPIIVGLVIPYLLIGVIASGAVINGATIGTFPETFAATRGGVPHWLAALVICSVVLIYVFFGGMRGTAWANTFQTSVFMILGVVTFVVIANGIGGQDGLWANMQAATAKVAQAHPDRLTRSEMSKFMFTTYLLIPLSVGMFPHVFQHWLTARSAQTFKLPVIVHPLFIMLVWAPCVMVGVWATSATLNGQLIVPPDVRPNTELPLMVAKLAGPVLGGLLSAGILAAIMSSLDSQFLCIGSIFTNDIVLHYWDKKRFSEKQIVMWARLFVVAIVAVTYGLSLFEPRSVFAMGIWCFSGYTGLFPLVFAALYWKRLTVAGAYACVLTVAGMWLWLFAESGFGANANYTFQLPAFGQQLEMMPVLPITVASVVALVAVSLVTSPPPDETLRRFFPESQS, from the coding sequence ATGACACAATTGGCGATTATCGGCGTCTATTTGGCGTTGTTGCTGGGATTAGGCCTGTTCTCGTCGCGGTTATTTCGCGGGACGGGCGAAGACTACATGTTGGCTAGCCATTCCATCGGCCCGTTCTTGTTGTTGATGTCGCTGTTCGGCACCACGATGACGGCCTTTGCGCTGGTTGGTTCAACGGGCGAAGCGTTTCGCGAAGGAATCGGCGTTTACGGTTTGATGGCGTCGTCGAGTGGGATTGTGCATTCGCTTTGTTTTTTATTGATCGGCGTGAAGATCTGGTCGTTCGGGTACAAGCACGGCTATACGACGCAGATTCAATTTTTTCGCGACCGGTTGGGGAGCAATGGAATCGGGCTGCTGTTGTTTCCGATCATTGTGGGACTGGTGATCCCGTATTTATTGATCGGCGTGATCGCGTCGGGAGCAGTGATTAACGGCGCAACCATCGGAACGTTTCCTGAGACGTTTGCCGCTACACGGGGTGGGGTGCCGCATTGGTTGGCGGCGCTGGTGATTTGCAGCGTGGTTTTGATTTACGTCTTCTTTGGCGGCATGCGAGGTACTGCTTGGGCGAACACGTTTCAAACCAGTGTGTTCATGATCTTGGGTGTAGTGACGTTTGTGGTGATTGCCAATGGCATCGGCGGGCAAGATGGGTTGTGGGCCAACATGCAGGCGGCGACGGCCAAGGTTGCCCAGGCTCATCCGGATCGATTGACACGGAGCGAGATGAGCAAGTTTATGTTCACCACTTACTTGTTGATTCCGCTGTCAGTCGGGATGTTTCCGCACGTGTTTCAGCATTGGCTGACCGCTCGAAGCGCACAGACATTTAAACTGCCGGTGATCGTGCATCCGCTGTTTATCATGCTTGTCTGGGCTCCGTGCGTGATGGTGGGCGTGTGGGCGACGTCCGCGACGTTAAACGGGCAGTTGATCGTGCCGCCGGATGTGCGTCCCAATACGGAGTTGCCGCTGATGGTCGCCAAACTGGCTGGGCCGGTGTTGGGGGGCTTGTTGTCGGCGGGAATTTTGGCGGCAATCATGTCGTCATTGGACAGCCAGTTTTTGTGCATCGGATCGATCTTCACGAACGATATTGTATTGCATTATTGGGACAAGAAGCGGTTCAGTGAAAAACAGATCGTGATGTGGGCACGGCTATTTGTCGTGGCAATTGTTGCAGTGACGTATGGACTCAGCCTGTTCGAGCCGCGCAGCGTGTTTGCGATGGGCATTTGGTGTTTCAGCGGATATACGGGGCTGTTTCCGTTGGTGTTCGCGGCGCTGTATTGGAAACGTCTCACCGTGGCCGGGGCGTATGCGTGTGTATTGACCGTGGCGGGAATGTGGTTGTGGTTGTTTGCGGAATCGGGATTTGGGGCCAATGCGAATTATACGTTTCAGCTACCGGCCTTCGGTCAGCAACTGGAGATGATGCCCGTGTTGCCGATTACTGTGGCGTCGGTGGTGGCGCTGGTCGCGGTCTCCCTGGTGACATCTCCGCCGCCGGATGAGACGTTGCGGCGGTTTTTTCCGGAGTCTCAAAGCTAA
- a CDS encoding acyl-CoA thioesterase, with protein MFTATHRVQFHETDMAGIVHFSNFYRYMEEVEHAYLRSLGLSVSMTGPDGSVIGWPRVRAQCTFEAPAYFEDVIEIRLKLMRKGVKSLTFEVEFYRAERRLARGSLKTACCIVAHGQPLVSIPIPEDIDVKFIEEPAESA; from the coding sequence ATGTTCACTGCGACCCACCGCGTTCAATTTCACGAAACCGATATGGCGGGGATCGTGCATTTCTCGAACTTTTATCGATACATGGAAGAAGTCGAGCATGCCTATTTGCGGTCGTTGGGGCTGAGCGTTTCGATGACGGGGCCTGATGGGTCGGTGATTGGCTGGCCGCGGGTCCGGGCGCAGTGCACGTTTGAGGCACCGGCCTATTTTGAGGACGTGATCGAAATTCGTCTGAAATTGATGCGCAAGGGTGTCAAATCGCTGACGTTTGAGGTCGAATTTTATCGCGCTGAACGGCGATTGGCCCGGGGATCGTTGAAAACCGCTTGCTGCATCGTGGCGCATGGTCAACCGCTGGTCTCGATCCCGATTCCGGAAGATATCGACGTGAAATTCATTGAAGAACCGGCGGAATCGGCCTGA
- a CDS encoding cation-translocating P-type ATPase family protein, with translation MHYVPESARAFLESGGTAPEDEEATSFHYVSAPLYLLTALVGALLAADFVIQISNNPAWEPYQTVFGFRLALLAAVIGGARILYQTLEGLFDGRIGADLALTIACLAAIILGEPQVAALVVFIAICGESIEGYTNGKARQAVLSIFNLRPKTAHVIRDGDEVDVDLDDVAVGELVVVRPGERIPVDGSVLAGTSAVDQSSLTGESLPIDKVPGDEVFAGTLNQFGALSVEVEKTGEETTFGQVLRMVAEAMERKAPIERTADRLARYFLPFVLTAAAATLVGWRIAAGDWRAGLMPALGVLVVACPCPLILATPSAVMAALAWLARNGVVTKGSIALERLAKVDCIAFDKTGTLTRGEPALGGIVTWGGLDETELLRIAAAAEKRSEHVLARLIVREAEGRMCVVPDIEEFEAHPGCGVTGAIRGSSLGPDYTQESHRVVVGNRRLLESMGIVLPEDFEQRLDEVENLGPTQLLVTIDGQLVGAIGVRDTLRPEARKVLAELRAEGIESFALLTGDRAEPAQMVADALEGIDEIGSELLPTDKARWIEAQTKAGKKVAMIGDGINDAPALASATVGLALGGVGSDVAAEAGDLVLMGDPLTPLPGLLRLSRQLVRVISQSIYLFAFGMNGLGVILCAWGILSPVGGAIFHEFASLAVMLNSMRLLWFERWDETRLGRGVESLGGFSEVVATALSPSRLAFGLVRHWKMLAKVAAAALLVYWLTSNLVVIREDESALVTRFGRQEAMLNSGIHFRWPAPLEVVRREKFASIRTIPLGFRAPQREAGGEGQAFVEWQSEHTRADYQSRPEEALILTGDEVPVEITAEVHYRIRDLKKFAYASADPETMLRAVAETKLRGLAAHLPLNDILTSGRQKMEADCLELTQRAADDYDLGVELTGVNLLDVHPPIDVVPAYRDVADAMEMQQKLVNDAQAYYARNVLEAAGEDAIRVLSGSTSDVQSAPTSTTGGVADWSLDDELWAKLTTETNGKSPLSGQAASKLHAAHHQSAQQVQSAVGEAARFESLLSAHRSNQHLTRTQMYWDTVERVLSVRPLTIIDPKVAGRQNLYLLDPDRFGAGNSVMLPQAQPEEEQPLVGQPEP, from the coding sequence ATGCATTACGTACCCGAATCGGCCCGTGCTTTTTTAGAAAGTGGCGGGACCGCGCCTGAAGACGAGGAAGCGACGAGCTTTCATTACGTCTCTGCGCCGCTGTATTTGTTGACAGCGCTTGTGGGTGCGCTGTTGGCGGCTGATTTTGTCATTCAAATCAGCAACAATCCCGCCTGGGAACCGTATCAGACCGTGTTCGGCTTCCGTTTGGCGCTGCTGGCGGCGGTGATTGGCGGGGCGCGGATTTTGTATCAGACGCTCGAAGGCCTATTCGATGGGCGGATCGGTGCGGATTTGGCGCTGACGATTGCCTGCTTGGCGGCCATTATTCTCGGCGAGCCGCAGGTGGCGGCGCTGGTGGTCTTCATCGCCATTTGCGGCGAGAGTATCGAGGGCTACACCAACGGCAAAGCGCGGCAAGCGGTGCTGAGCATTTTCAATCTGCGCCCCAAAACCGCGCATGTGATACGTGACGGCGACGAGGTGGATGTCGATCTCGATGACGTCGCAGTTGGCGAGCTAGTCGTCGTGCGTCCCGGCGAACGGATTCCGGTCGATGGTAGCGTGCTAGCGGGGACCTCGGCGGTCGATCAAAGTTCGCTGACCGGTGAGAGCCTGCCGATTGATAAAGTTCCCGGTGACGAGGTGTTTGCCGGGACGTTGAATCAGTTCGGGGCACTGTCGGTTGAAGTCGAAAAAACGGGTGAAGAGACGACATTCGGGCAGGTGCTGCGGATGGTGGCCGAGGCGATGGAGCGGAAAGCGCCCATCGAGCGGACGGCGGATCGGCTGGCGCGGTATTTTTTGCCATTTGTCTTAACAGCTGCGGCAGCCACGTTGGTCGGCTGGCGGATCGCTGCCGGCGATTGGCGAGCCGGATTGATGCCCGCCTTGGGCGTGTTAGTCGTGGCTTGTCCGTGTCCGTTGATCTTAGCGACGCCCAGCGCGGTGATGGCAGCGCTGGCGTGGTTGGCGCGCAACGGGGTGGTGACAAAGGGTTCGATTGCCCTGGAGCGTTTGGCCAAGGTCGATTGCATTGCGTTTGACAAGACCGGCACGTTGACACGCGGCGAACCGGCACTGGGGGGGATCGTCACCTGGGGGGGATTGGACGAAACCGAGTTATTACGGATCGCGGCGGCGGCGGAAAAACGGAGCGAACATGTGCTGGCGCGGTTAATCGTCCGCGAAGCCGAGGGCCGCATGTGCGTGGTGCCGGACATCGAAGAATTTGAGGCGCATCCCGGTTGCGGCGTGACCGGTGCGATTCGCGGGTCATCGCTCGGACCGGACTATACACAGGAGTCGCACCGGGTCGTGGTGGGCAATCGCCGGTTGTTGGAATCGATGGGCATCGTGTTGCCCGAGGATTTTGAACAACGGTTGGATGAAGTCGAAAATCTAGGCCCGACGCAACTGTTGGTAACGATTGACGGCCAACTGGTGGGGGCGATTGGCGTACGGGATACGCTACGGCCCGAAGCACGCAAAGTGTTGGCCGAATTGCGCGCCGAGGGGATCGAGTCGTTCGCATTGTTAACGGGTGATCGAGCCGAACCCGCGCAAATGGTGGCGGATGCCTTAGAAGGCATCGATGAAATTGGCAGCGAATTGTTGCCGACCGACAAAGCACGGTGGATCGAAGCGCAGACCAAGGCGGGCAAAAAGGTCGCCATGATTGGCGACGGCATCAACGATGCACCGGCATTGGCCTCGGCGACTGTGGGCCTGGCGCTGGGAGGAGTCGGCAGCGACGTGGCCGCTGAGGCTGGGGACTTGGTCCTGATGGGGGATCCGCTCACGCCATTGCCCGGTTTGTTGCGTTTGTCGCGGCAGTTGGTACGCGTGATCAGTCAAAGCATTTATCTGTTTGCGTTTGGGATGAACGGCTTGGGGGTGATTTTGTGCGCATGGGGAATTCTCAGCCCGGTGGGCGGTGCGATCTTCCATGAATTTGCCTCGTTGGCGGTGATGTTGAATTCGATGCGGTTATTGTGGTTCGAGCGTTGGGACGAAACGCGGTTGGGGCGCGGGGTGGAATCGCTCGGCGGCTTTTCCGAAGTGGTGGCCACAGCGCTGTCTCCGTCACGGTTGGCTTTCGGATTGGTGCGGCACTGGAAGATGTTGGCCAAGGTGGCTGCAGCGGCGTTGTTGGTTTATTGGCTGACGTCGAACCTGGTGGTGATTCGCGAAGACGAATCGGCGCTGGTCACGCGTTTTGGTCGGCAAGAGGCGATGTTGAATTCGGGGATCCATTTCCGTTGGCCCGCTCCACTGGAAGTTGTCCGCCGCGAAAAGTTCGCCAGCATCCGCACAATCCCGTTGGGCTTTCGAGCTCCGCAGCGTGAGGCGGGCGGCGAGGGACAGGCGTTTGTGGAATGGCAGTCGGAACATACGCGGGCCGATTATCAATCGCGTCCGGAGGAAGCCTTGATTCTCACCGGTGATGAGGTGCCGGTGGAGATCACAGCTGAAGTGCATTACCGCATACGGGATCTGAAAAAGTTTGCCTATGCCAGCGCGGACCCGGAGACCATGTTGCGGGCCGTAGCGGAAACCAAGTTGCGGGGGTTGGCGGCGCATTTGCCGTTGAACGATATATTGACCAGTGGCCGTCAGAAAATGGAGGCGGATTGTCTGGAGCTGACGCAGCGTGCGGCGGATGATTACGATTTGGGAGTGGAACTGACCGGTGTGAACCTGCTGGATGTGCATCCGCCGATTGATGTGGTTCCCGCATATCGTGACGTCGCTGATGCAATGGAGATGCAACAGAAATTGGTGAACGATGCACAAGCGTATTATGCCCGCAACGTGTTGGAAGCAGCAGGCGAAGATGCGATTCGTGTGTTGAGCGGATCGACCAGTGACGTGCAATCCGCACCAACGTCAACGACCGGCGGAGTCGCCGATTGGTCGCTCGACGATGAGCTGTGGGCGAAATTGACAACGGAAACGAACGGTAAAAGCCCGTTGTCGGGTCAAGCAGCGTCGAAGCTGCATGCAGCGCATCATCAAAGTGCGCAGCAAGTGCAATCGGCGGTGGGGGAAGCGGCTCGGTTTGAAAGTCTTTTGAGTGCTCACCGGAGTAACCAACATTTGACACGCACCCAAATGTATTGGGACACGGTCGAGCGCGTGTTGTCGGTGCGTCCGCTGACAATCATCGATCCAAAGGTAGCGGGGCGGCAGAATTTGTATCTCCTCGATCCGGATCGTTTCGGCGCCGGCAACTCGGTCATGTTGCCACAAGCACAACCAGAAGAAGAACAACCACTCGTCGGTCAGCCGGAACCATGA
- the hflC gene encoding protease modulator HflC, producing the protein MSDVVTKPGSESTAGRRLARRALRTLVLWGAVFAVIALLASCVVFVDETQYVIVERLGTIAAVYDRDEDRGLQFKLPWPISTVRTFDRRLQLLDPPGRELFTGDKKNITVDTYVCWRIAPTSAESSAELSDRPVVRFFRSLGNVSTAEDRLMSRLQSLLSAEFGRVELTDLLSVENSEAGPQGDSSMESLTERLKSRFEKSEEGATSPREALGIEIVDVRIKRINLPEANRFAVFERMKSERQKIADRYRSAGLAQNTVIRSQADRQREEILAKADADAQRIRGTGEAEALRILNQAHAQDPEFYRFERTLQSYHKILNERTTLVLSASSALLKLLTEGIPDIQEPQPETKSADPSTDAPVAEKNVSQSSATPDTISEKTRAEATK; encoded by the coding sequence ATGAGTGACGTTGTGACAAAACCAGGATCTGAATCAACTGCCGGTCGCCGATTGGCGCGCCGTGCCTTGCGGACGCTGGTCCTGTGGGGGGCGGTCTTTGCAGTCATCGCTCTGTTGGCCAGTTGCGTGGTGTTTGTGGATGAGACGCAATACGTGATCGTCGAGCGACTGGGGACCATTGCGGCTGTTTATGACCGGGATGAGGATCGCGGCTTGCAGTTCAAGTTGCCGTGGCCGATTTCGACGGTGCGGACGTTTGACCGCCGGTTGCAATTGCTCGATCCGCCGGGGCGTGAATTGTTCACGGGAGATAAGAAAAATATCACGGTCGATACTTACGTCTGTTGGCGGATTGCTCCCACGTCCGCGGAATCGTCGGCGGAACTTTCCGACCGGCCGGTGGTGCGATTTTTTCGTTCGCTGGGAAATGTCTCCACGGCTGAGGACCGCTTGATGTCGCGGTTGCAGTCGTTGTTGTCGGCCGAGTTTGGCCGGGTGGAGTTGACCGATCTGCTCAGCGTCGAAAACTCCGAAGCGGGTCCGCAGGGGGACAGTTCAATGGAGTCGCTCACGGAGCGTTTGAAGTCGCGGTTTGAAAAATCGGAGGAGGGGGCGACCTCACCGCGTGAGGCATTGGGGATTGAAATCGTCGATGTGCGGATCAAACGGATCAATCTTCCCGAAGCGAACCGGTTTGCTGTGTTTGAGCGGATGAAAAGCGAACGTCAAAAAATCGCCGATCGTTATCGCAGCGCAGGGCTGGCGCAGAATACCGTGATCCGCAGTCAAGCGGACCGGCAGCGTGAGGAGATTCTCGCCAAGGCCGATGCGGATGCACAGCGGATTCGCGGTACGGGGGAAGCCGAAGCGCTGCGGATTTTGAATCAAGCTCATGCGCAGGATCCAGAGTTTTATCGTTTCGAGCGGACGCTACAGTCGTATCACAAGATTCTCAATGAACGGACCACGCTGGTACTTTCGGCCTCCAGTGCGTTGCTAAAATTATTGACCGAAGGAATTCCCGATATTCAAGAACCCCAGCCGGAAACCAAGTCGGCTGATCCGTCGACGGATGCACCCGTTGCGGAGAAAAACGTGTCACAATCGTCAGCGACTCCCGATACGATTTCCGAGAAAACGCGTGCGGAGGCCACAAAGTGA
- the hflK gene encoding protease modulator HflK, producing MKRALVVILILVAGYFASGLYIVGGNEKALLRRFGRARLPLVGSGLHYALPWPMTTISRINPSEVRTLQIGGVASESLEGDQFLLAADQYQLDEFLTGDKNILNVQVNVQYRISEADAADYLFGCVNPEEHLRLMTESLLGDVVARSGVDFVHPLGLAELRAMLTQRTRELVQSHRLGIVIEDVDIAGVSPPLLVKQAFVDVSNARASKQRFINEALAYREQTVAAASANARKNVDEAETARRSAIESARGEADRFGKIVAQFQADADGGVQTYEQSRQMTLRQKYLEMLETIVPKLASKALLDTDKPVNLTIFPENNK from the coding sequence GTGAAACGCGCGTTGGTCGTGATCTTGATTCTTGTCGCTGGTTATTTTGCTAGCGGGCTGTACATCGTGGGGGGCAATGAAAAAGCGCTCCTGCGACGTTTCGGCCGCGCGCGGTTGCCGCTGGTCGGGAGCGGGTTGCATTACGCGCTGCCCTGGCCGATGACCACGATCTCCCGCATCAATCCCAGCGAAGTCCGTACGCTGCAAATCGGGGGTGTGGCCTCGGAGTCGCTGGAAGGGGATCAATTTCTCTTGGCGGCCGATCAGTACCAGCTTGATGAGTTTCTTACCGGCGACAAGAACATTTTGAATGTTCAGGTCAACGTGCAATACCGGATTTCCGAAGCGGATGCGGCCGATTATTTGTTTGGCTGTGTTAATCCCGAAGAGCATTTGCGGTTAATGACCGAGTCGTTATTGGGAGACGTGGTTGCTCGTAGCGGCGTCGATTTTGTACACCCCTTGGGGTTGGCCGAATTGCGAGCGATGCTGACTCAACGTACACGGGAGTTGGTACAGTCGCATCGTTTGGGAATTGTGATTGAAGATGTAGACATCGCCGGTGTCTCACCACCGTTGTTGGTGAAGCAGGCATTTGTGGATGTGAGCAATGCGCGAGCCTCGAAACAACGGTTTATTAATGAGGCCTTGGCCTATCGAGAACAAACCGTGGCCGCCGCTTCGGCGAACGCACGGAAAAATGTGGATGAAGCAGAAACCGCGCGACGGTCGGCGATTGAGTCGGCGCGCGGCGAAGCGGACCGCTTCGGAAAAATCGTCGCCCAGTTCCAAGCCGATGCCGACGGCGGCGTGCAAACCTATGAGCAATCGCGTCAAATGACCTTGCGGCAAAAGTATCTGGAAATGTTGGAAACCATCGTCCCCAAACTGGCCAGCAAGGCGCTGCTTGATACCGACAAGCCGGTGAACTTGACGATTTTTCCTGAAAACAATAAGTGA
- a CDS encoding menaquinone biosynthetic enzyme MqnA/MqnD family protein produces the protein MTGRSPDTVRVGAVNYLNSKPLVEDLAAAEGSELRLDYPSRLADDLAGGHLDVALVPSIACLQNPDYEVISDACVAACGDVLSVKLYCRVPAAEIKTLALDQGSRTSATLVRILLAERFGLHPELKPLPLTWSVADSDADGVLMIGDRAIHPPAEKFVETWDLAGEWLQWTGLPFVFAMWVAHRETDLGSVADALSAARDLGVERIEAIARREAPLLGIPLDTTIDYLTNNLYYRLGERERLGLNRFYELAVEHGLAPEGVDLVFRNCATT, from the coding sequence ATGACTGGACGGAGTCCGGATACGGTGCGTGTGGGGGCCGTGAATTATTTGAATTCTAAGCCGCTGGTCGAAGATTTGGCTGCGGCTGAGGGAAGTGAGCTTCGGCTCGACTATCCCAGTCGGTTGGCGGATGATTTGGCGGGCGGCCATTTGGATGTGGCGTTGGTGCCCTCGATTGCCTGTCTGCAAAACCCGGATTATGAAGTGATTTCCGACGCTTGCGTGGCGGCTTGTGGCGATGTGCTCAGCGTGAAATTGTATTGCCGCGTGCCGGCGGCAGAAATCAAGACGTTGGCGCTGGATCAAGGATCGCGGACCAGTGCGACGTTGGTGCGGATTTTGTTGGCCGAGCGGTTTGGCTTGCATCCGGAACTCAAACCGTTGCCCTTGACCTGGTCGGTGGCGGACAGTGATGCCGACGGGGTGTTGATGATCGGTGATCGGGCGATTCATCCCCCGGCGGAGAAGTTTGTCGAAACCTGGGATCTGGCCGGTGAGTGGTTACAGTGGACCGGGTTGCCGTTTGTGTTTGCCATGTGGGTGGCGCATCGGGAGACCGATTTGGGCAGCGTGGCCGATGCGCTCAGTGCGGCCCGTGATTTGGGCGTCGAACGGATCGAGGCAATCGCCCGGCGGGAAGCGCCGTTGTTGGGGATTCCGCTGGACACGACGATTGACTACTTGACGAATAATCTTTATTACCGGTTGGGAGAGCGGGAACGCCTTGGACTGAATCGGTTTTATGAGTTGGCCGTCGAGCACGGCTTGGCTCCGGAGGGAGTGGATCTTGTCTTCAGAAATTGCGCCACTACTTGA
- the mqnC gene encoding cyclic dehypoxanthinyl futalosine synthase, with protein MSSEIAPLLEKAVDGGRLTPEEGLKLLESHDLNALGEAANAVTQRLHPEPYRTYNIDRNINYTNACTAVCDFCAFYRPPDHPEVYVLEREELYKKLQETVELGGDQILLQGGLHPKLPLEWYEELLSDLRSHFPQINIHGFSPPEIHHFTKISKLPLKTVLERLKAAGLGSLPGGGGEILVDRVRKEITRGKVLTDDWLNVNRVWHELGGRSSATMMFGHVETLAERIEHLERLRQVQDETGGFTAYICWTFQPDNTDLSHIPPVGAFEYLKTQAVSRLYLDNFANIQSSWVTQGEKVGQMALYFGANDMGSLMIEENVVAEAGTVHYLSLETIRRVIQECGYIPRQRNVFYEYIDEVDEATSLELAGHAGSSSLNVLP; from the coding sequence TTGTCTTCAGAAATTGCGCCACTACTTGAAAAAGCGGTCGACGGCGGCCGGCTGACGCCCGAAGAAGGGCTGAAGCTGCTTGAGTCGCACGATTTGAACGCGCTGGGCGAAGCGGCCAATGCGGTAACGCAGCGGCTGCATCCCGAGCCGTACCGCACGTATAACATCGATCGGAATATCAATTACACCAACGCCTGCACGGCGGTGTGTGATTTTTGCGCGTTTTATCGTCCGCCCGATCACCCCGAAGTTTACGTGCTCGAACGCGAGGAATTGTACAAAAAGCTGCAGGAAACGGTCGAATTGGGAGGAGACCAGATCCTGCTGCAAGGGGGACTGCATCCCAAGTTGCCGTTGGAATGGTACGAAGAGCTGCTGTCCGATTTGCGCTCGCACTTTCCACAGATCAATATTCACGGGTTCAGTCCGCCGGAGATTCATCACTTCACCAAGATCAGCAAATTGCCGCTCAAAACCGTGCTGGAGCGGCTCAAGGCAGCGGGCTTGGGGAGTTTGCCGGGCGGGGGTGGTGAGATTCTGGTAGATCGGGTTCGCAAAGAGATCACCCGCGGCAAGGTGTTGACGGATGACTGGTTGAATGTGAATCGCGTGTGGCACGAATTGGGGGGCCGTTCGTCGGCAACGATGATGTTTGGTCATGTGGAGACCTTGGCCGAGCGGATCGAGCATTTGGAACGGCTGCGGCAAGTGCAGGACGAAACGGGTGGATTCACCGCTTATATTTGCTGGACATTCCAGCCGGACAATACGGACCTGTCGCACATCCCGCCGGTTGGTGCGTTTGAGTACTTGAAGACCCAAGCGGTGAGCCGGTTGTATTTGGACAATTTTGCGAATATCCAATCGTCCTGGGTCACGCAGGGAGAAAAAGTGGGGCAGATGGCGCTGTATTTCGGTGCCAACGACATGGGCAGCTTGATGATCGAAGAAAACGTCGTCGCGGAGGCGGGGACGGTGCATTATTTATCGTTGGAAACGATTCGTCGAGTTATTCAGGAATGCGGTTATATACCGCGGCAGCGCAACGTGTTTTATGAGTACATTGACGAAGTTGACGAGGCCACATCGTTGGAATTGGCCGGTCATGCGGGTTCGTCGTCGCTGAACGTGTTGCCGTAG
- a CDS encoding ATP-binding cassette domain-containing protein yields MIHVENLTKSFADLRRGTVHALDGVSFDVQPGEIFGLLGPNGAGKTTCLRMLSTVLRPTSGIAEVAGYNVATDPAKVRMRIGFMSGNTGVYDRMTAWEMVEYYGRLYGMPEDALQARLEELFETLQMNEIRDMLGSKMSTGNKQKVSIARTIVHDPPVMIFDEPTSGLDVLVARAVLEAIARLKDQGKCIIFSTHIMREVEKLCDRIAIIHKGRILAMGTVQELEDRYQESDMEEVFFDLIQAYEAELAAAAAEAG; encoded by the coding sequence ATGATACACGTTGAGAACCTCACCAAGAGCTTTGCCGATTTGCGCCGCGGAACCGTGCACGCCTTGGATGGAGTGAGTTTCGACGTCCAGCCGGGCGAGATTTTCGGTTTGCTCGGCCCCAACGGCGCGGGCAAGACGACCTGTCTGCGGATGCTGAGCACTGTGTTGCGCCCCACGAGCGGAATCGCCGAGGTGGCCGGCTATAACGTAGCGACCGATCCGGCGAAAGTTCGCATGCGGATCGGTTTCATGTCGGGCAACACCGGGGTCTATGACCGCATGACCGCCTGGGAAATGGTGGAATACTACGGCCGGTTGTATGGCATGCCCGAAGACGCTCTGCAGGCGCGGTTGGAAGAGCTGTTTGAAACATTGCAGATGAATGAAATCCGGGACATGCTTGGCTCCAAGATGTCGACCGGGAATAAGCAAAAAGTATCCATCGCACGGACCATCGTACACGATCCGCCGGTGATGATTTTTGATGAACCCACGTCTGGATTAGACGTGCTGGTCGCCCGCGCGGTGCTGGAAGCGATCGCGCGGCTCAAGGATCAAGGCAAGTGCATTATTTTTTCCACGCACATCATGCGCGAAGTGGAAAAACTGTGCGACCGTATCGCCATCATTCACAAGGGACGTATCTTGGCGATGGGGACGGTGCAAGAGTTGGAAGACCGCTACCAGGAATCGGATATGGAAGAGGTCTTCTTTGATTTGATACAAGCTTACGAAGCGGAATTGGCCGCAGCAGCGGCCGAGGCCGGGTAA